Below is a genomic region from uncultured Sunxiuqinia sp..
CCTTTTCTGAAGAGGAGCAACTAAAAAAAACAGAAACAGCTAAAATGATTATCAATTTATTCATGACTGACTACTTTATACTGTTAAGGTATTTTTCCAGCATTGTATATCCATCTGAACCAATATTGTTTCTATCATCAGGATTTGATTTATCAAGCTTGTTTTTATCCTCCCATTCATCGGGCATGCCATCATGGTCTGTGTCTTTGGGTGCGGTTTCACTTTTAAGTTCAGGCCATCCGCCAACATCACTCTCTGAGTCGATAATCCCACAAATGATGGTTGTATCGGCAACCTGATACTCCTTTTTGTAGGTATTGCCCTCGTAGGTAGCGTAACCACCTTTTGTTTCTTTAATAATTCGTGTATCTACCACATCCCTTTTTGGCAAAATTGCTCCTGCATTATCAAGTACAAGTTTATATGCTTCTTCAGCTTTTTGTTGAATAATAGGCATAGATGACCAAGGGGTTTCAAGTTTGATTTTTTCAAAAGATAATTCTGTTTGTACTCCACCGTTCCAATTATCAGACGAGACTTCTTTATTGCCTTCAACTATATTTTCTGCTATATACCATTTTCCACAGTCATCTTCACTTCTGAATGAAGGATTTGCGATTCTGTACATTACCTCACCCGGTTTTGTTGCTGGGCCAGACTTGTAATAATTGGCTACAATATTAAAATTTGAGAAATTGAATTTATCATTTCCTTTTTGATATTTTTCTCCGCCATACAAACTTTGATAGCCCCAATTATAAATGACATTATTTCTATAATCGGTATTGCCGCTGCCGGAAGCCATGCGGGGATTACGACTGGAATGGTGAGCCAATAAATTGTGATGATAGGTTCCATAATTACTGCCCCAAATACCGCCAAAACCATGAGACCCTTTTACATGATTGGAATGACTCATGCTTTCTGAAATGATGCACCATTGCACAGTTATACTATCACAATGATAAATGGACATACACTCATCGACACTCCAACTTGCAGACACATGGTCTAAAATAATATGCTTACAATATCTGCTGGATATTGCATCATAATCGTTGCCGGATTCATCCCCTAAACGTACCCGTAAATATCTTATTATCACATTGTCTGCTCCAATATTCAGGGGGTGTCTCCGTATGCAAATGCCATCTCCGGGAGCAGTTTGACCAGCTATTGTAATAAAAGGGTGCCTGATAGTTAAAGCGCTTTCAAGTATAATAGTTCCTGATACTCTAAAAACAACTGTACGTGCTTCAGAAGCTTCAATAGCTGCCCTGAGACTTCCTTCTCCACTATCGTTTAAATTGGTTACTTCGTAAACTACGCCACCACGACCACCTTTGGAATATTTACCATAACCTTCGGCAGTTGGAAAGGCCAATTGCTGAGCATAACTATTTATGCCTAATAATATGGATACTATGATTGTTAAATTTTTCATGATATAATTTTTTAAAGTTCTACATTTATTATTACCCTTTTATACCTTGTCAATTGTGGTATGCCATCATCCTTAACCTCGCAAACTATGTGTATAGTTTCATTTTTTGTAATATCGTCAGGTATACTAATTATAGTTTTTTGATTATTTGAATTTTTAATTTCTAGATTCCCTTTAAAGGAACTTGGCTCTTTATAAAACCACCAATTGTATGTTAGCTTATTGTTATCGGGGTCGTATGTACCTTTTGCATTCAACTGAATTGTGGAACCGGCTTTGGCGGTTATATCTAATTCATTCATTAGTTTTACCACAGGAGGGTGATTCGCTTCATTGTATGGTTTAACGCACCAGTCGGCTCTGGAAGCAAAATCGTTTTGAAAAGCATCAGACCAACGCCAAATTGGTTTAAGGTATTCTAAAAGAACTGAGTCATTTGGAATTTTTTCCTTTAAACGTATACGACCCCATGCAGAACTGCCGTACCATCTTCCATCCGGATATTCATAAGAAGTATCTGCAACAGGGTCAAGCCATGTGTTTTCTCGAATTAAGACATACCTCCCTCCCCAGCCTCCATAGTTTGGAGCTTCCATATTTCTAAGGCCGGTTTCTATATTATGAAGAAAAGAAGGCGAATCACCTTCTGACCTGAAATCTCCATCGTCAAAACCTTTTTTATCTCCTGTGTGAGATTTGTATAATGAACATAATGCCCCATGGTTTTGTAATATGTTTGACTTCATCCAATTGCCTGTAAAATACTTTTGCTGTTCCTGTGGTAAGGTTTGTTTCCAGTAATACATAATGGCAATGAACTGGTCGGAAATAATGGTTGGAATATTAAATCTACCCCAATGAGGTCTAATATACGATTGATAAGTAGAGTCTTGTTCCCAAATAAAGAAGAAACGGAGTTTATTGGCAACATATTCCATTTTTTCAGGATGTTCTTCTTCAATGGTTTTTAATGCTCTTGCAATGGTATTTGTTCCACCCCATGCCTGAACCCAAATTGGTTGACTGTCGGATTCATCAAGAAGTACTTTAACAATATGTTGAGAACCTGGAGTAATTGAATCCATTTCACCTTCAGTTTCTACATTACCCAAGAATGAAACAGATTTTAAATATTCAGGTGTTGGGTAACCTTTATCGTGCAAAATTAAATTTGGATATACTTCTGCATAAGCCTCAAGATAAGGGTCAAACCAGTCATCACCAGCCCATTTATGTCCATGCCAGTGATACTGTGAACTTGATGTAACGATGCCTTCAATATCCCATTCGTTTGCATATAATAAAAACCTTACCATGGAACACTCATCGTCTATTTCACCATCGGAGGTTACAATAATTCTGGTCTTTTTTACATCATCATTTGATTTACTATAGCAAACATTAGCAATGTTTAAGAAGGTTAAAATCAGTAAAAAACCTTTCAATCTATATAAATAGTTATGTGTCATAATTTCTACTTAATTAAATGTAAAACAAGATGTAATGCTTTGTTGTTTTTCTTCAATGACCTTTCCGTCTTTCGATATCCCAAGGGCAAATAATTTTTGGTTGTGTTCACCTTTTATTTCATAATAAGTAAAATCTTTATAATGAATTTCTTTTATTTCATTGAAGAAGTATGGTGTTGGATTGGTTTCTAAAAATTTTCCCAATGCAATAATTACTTTCTCAGGTAAGTGTGCATGATTTGATTCAAGTTCGGTACGAATGATTTCTCCATCTACCTGAACCATAATTCCAGTATTCTGAAAAGATTCCAATTCAAGGTCAATGTCATAAATTACATTTGAACTGGTGATAATTCGGTCTATATCGTTAATGGGAACATTTGTATAGTTTT
It encodes:
- a CDS encoding pectate lyase, yielding MKNLTIIVSILLGINSYAQQLAFPTAEGYGKYSKGGRGGVVYEVTNLNDSGEGSLRAAIEASEARTVVFRVSGTIILESALTIRHPFITIAGQTAPGDGICIRRHPLNIGADNVIIRYLRVRLGDESGNDYDAISSRYCKHIILDHVSASWSVDECMSIYHCDSITVQWCIISESMSHSNHVKGSHGFGGIWGSNYGTYHHNLLAHHSSRNPRMASGSGNTDYRNNVIYNWGYQSLYGGEKYQKGNDKFNFSNFNIVANYYKSGPATKPGEVMYRIANPSFRSEDDCGKWYIAENIVEGNKEVSSDNWNGGVQTELSFEKIKLETPWSSMPIIQQKAEEAYKLVLDNAGAILPKRDVVDTRIIKETKGGYATYEGNTYKKEYQVADTTIICGIIDSESDVGGWPELKSETAPKDTDHDGMPDEWEDKNKLDKSNPDDRNNIGSDGYTMLEKYLNSIK
- a CDS encoding nucleoside hydrolase-like domain-containing protein; protein product: MTHNYLYRLKGFLLILTFLNIANVCYSKSNDDVKKTRIIVTSDGEIDDECSMVRFLLYANEWDIEGIVTSSSQYHWHGHKWAGDDWFDPYLEAYAEVYPNLILHDKGYPTPEYLKSVSFLGNVETEGEMDSITPGSQHIVKVLLDESDSQPIWVQAWGGTNTIARALKTIEEEHPEKMEYVANKLRFFFIWEQDSTYQSYIRPHWGRFNIPTIISDQFIAIMYYWKQTLPQEQQKYFTGNWMKSNILQNHGALCSLYKSHTGDKKGFDDGDFRSEGDSPSFLHNIETGLRNMEAPNYGGWGGRYVLIRENTWLDPVADTSYEYPDGRWYGSSAWGRIRLKEKIPNDSVLLEYLKPIWRWSDAFQNDFASRADWCVKPYNEANHPPVVKLMNELDITAKAGSTIQLNAKGTYDPDNNKLTYNWWFYKEPSSFKGNLEIKNSNNQKTIISIPDDITKNETIHIVCEVKDDGIPQLTRYKRVIINVEL